In Neomonachus schauinslandi chromosome 6, ASM220157v2, whole genome shotgun sequence, a genomic segment contains:
- the UCHL5 gene encoding ubiquitin carboxyl-terminal hydrolase isozyme L5 isoform X3 codes for MNIVINNACATQAIVSVLLNCTHQDVHLGETLSEFKEFSQSFDAAMKGLALSNSDVIRQVHNSFARQQMFEFDAKTSAKEEDAFHFVSYVPVNGRLYELDGLREGPIDLGACNQDDWISAVRPVIEKRIQKYSEGEIRFNLMAIVSDRKMIYEQKIAELQRQLAEEEPMDTDQGNNMLSAIQSEVAKNQMLIEEEVQKLKRYKIENIRRKHNYLPFIMELLKTLAEHQQLIPLVEKAKEKQNAKKAQETK; via the exons ATGAACATA GTAATTAACAATGCTTGTGCTACCCAAGCCATAGTAAGTGTGTTATTGAACTGTACCCATCAAGATGTCCATTTGGGAGAGACATTATCAGAGTTTAAGGAATTTTCACAAAGTTTTGATGCAGCT ATGAAAGGTTTGGCACTGAGCAATTCAGATGTGATTCGACAAGTACACAACAGTTTTGCCAG ACAGCAAATGTTTGAATTTGATGCAAAGACATCAGCAAAAGAAGAAGATGCTTTTCACTTTGTCAGTTATGTTCCTGTAAATGGAAGATTGTATGAATTAGATGGATTAAGAGAAGGACCGATTGATTTAG GTGCATGCAATCAAGATGACTGGATCAGCGCAGTGAGGCCAGTCATAgaaaaaaggatacaaaa gTACAGTGAAGGTGAAATTCGATTTAACTTAATGGCCATTGTGTCTGACAGAAAAATGATATATGAACAGAAGATAGCGGAGTTACAAAGACAACTTGCTGAG GAGGAACCCATGGATACAGACCAGGGTAATAATATGTTAAGTGCTATTCAGTCAGAGGTTGCCAAAAACCAGATGCTTATTGAAGAAGAAGTACAGAAACTAAAAAGATATaag attgaAAATATCAGAAGGAAGCATAATTACCTGCCTTTCATTATGGAATTATTAAAGACTTTAGCAGAACACCAACAGTTAATACCACTAGTAGAAAAG
- the UCHL5 gene encoding ubiquitin carboxyl-terminal hydrolase isozyme L5 isoform X1, whose protein sequence is MTGNAGEWCLMESDPGVFTELIKGFGCRGAQVEEIWSLEPENFEKLKPVHGLIFLFKWQPGEEPAGSVVQDSRLDTIFFAKQVINNACATQAIVSVLLNCTHQDVHLGETLSEFKEFSQSFDAAMKGLALSNSDVIRQVHNSFARQQMFEFDAKTSAKEEDAFHFVSYVPVNGRLYELDGLREGPIDLGACNQDDWISAVRPVIEKRIQKYSEGEIRFNLMAIVSDRKMIYEQKIAELQRQLAEEEPMDTDQGNNMLSAIQSEVAKNQMLIEEEVQKLKRYKIENIRRKHNYLPFIMELLKTLAEHQQLIPLVEKAKEKQNAKKAQETK, encoded by the exons ATGACGGGCAATGCCGGGGAGTGGTGCCTCATGGAAAGCGACCCCGGGGTCTTCACCGAGCTCATTAAAGGATTCG GTTGCCGAGGAGCCCAAGTAGAAGAAATATGGAGTTTAGAGCctgagaattttgaaaaattaaa gcCAGTTCAtgggttaatttttcttttcaagtggCAGCCAGGAGAAGAACCAGCAGGCTCTGTAGTTCAGGACTCCAGACTTGACACAATATTTTTTGCCAAGCAG GTAATTAACAATGCTTGTGCTACCCAAGCCATAGTAAGTGTGTTATTGAACTGTACCCATCAAGATGTCCATTTGGGAGAGACATTATCAGAGTTTAAGGAATTTTCACAAAGTTTTGATGCAGCT ATGAAAGGTTTGGCACTGAGCAATTCAGATGTGATTCGACAAGTACACAACAGTTTTGCCAG ACAGCAAATGTTTGAATTTGATGCAAAGACATCAGCAAAAGAAGAAGATGCTTTTCACTTTGTCAGTTATGTTCCTGTAAATGGAAGATTGTATGAATTAGATGGATTAAGAGAAGGACCGATTGATTTAG GTGCATGCAATCAAGATGACTGGATCAGCGCAGTGAGGCCAGTCATAgaaaaaaggatacaaaa gTACAGTGAAGGTGAAATTCGATTTAACTTAATGGCCATTGTGTCTGACAGAAAAATGATATATGAACAGAAGATAGCGGAGTTACAAAGACAACTTGCTGAG GAGGAACCCATGGATACAGACCAGGGTAATAATATGTTAAGTGCTATTCAGTCAGAGGTTGCCAAAAACCAGATGCTTATTGAAGAAGAAGTACAGAAACTAAAAAGATATaag attgaAAATATCAGAAGGAAGCATAATTACCTGCCTTTCATTATGGAATTATTAAAGACTTTAGCAGAACACCAACAGTTAATACCACTAGTAGAAAAG
- the UCHL5 gene encoding ubiquitin carboxyl-terminal hydrolase isozyme L5 isoform X2: MTGNAGEWCLMESDPGVFTELIKGFGCRGAQVEEIWSLEPENFEKLKPVHGLIFLFKWQPGEEPAGSVVQDSRLDTIFFAKQVINNACATQAIVSVLLNCTHQDVHLGETLSEFKEFSQSFDAAMKGLALSNSDVIRQVHNSFARQQMFEFDAKTSAKEEDAFHFVSYVPVNGRLYELDGLREGPIDLGACNQDDWISAVRPVIEKRIQKYSEGEIRFNLMAIVSDRKMIYEQKIAELQRQLAEEPMDTDQGNNMLSAIQSEVAKNQMLIEEEVQKLKRYKIENIRRKHNYLPFIMELLKTLAEHQQLIPLVEKAKEKQNAKKAQETK, from the exons ATGACGGGCAATGCCGGGGAGTGGTGCCTCATGGAAAGCGACCCCGGGGTCTTCACCGAGCTCATTAAAGGATTCG GTTGCCGAGGAGCCCAAGTAGAAGAAATATGGAGTTTAGAGCctgagaattttgaaaaattaaa gcCAGTTCAtgggttaatttttcttttcaagtggCAGCCAGGAGAAGAACCAGCAGGCTCTGTAGTTCAGGACTCCAGACTTGACACAATATTTTTTGCCAAGCAG GTAATTAACAATGCTTGTGCTACCCAAGCCATAGTAAGTGTGTTATTGAACTGTACCCATCAAGATGTCCATTTGGGAGAGACATTATCAGAGTTTAAGGAATTTTCACAAAGTTTTGATGCAGCT ATGAAAGGTTTGGCACTGAGCAATTCAGATGTGATTCGACAAGTACACAACAGTTTTGCCAG ACAGCAAATGTTTGAATTTGATGCAAAGACATCAGCAAAAGAAGAAGATGCTTTTCACTTTGTCAGTTATGTTCCTGTAAATGGAAGATTGTATGAATTAGATGGATTAAGAGAAGGACCGATTGATTTAG GTGCATGCAATCAAGATGACTGGATCAGCGCAGTGAGGCCAGTCATAgaaaaaaggatacaaaa gTACAGTGAAGGTGAAATTCGATTTAACTTAATGGCCATTGTGTCTGACAGAAAAATGATATATGAACAGAAGATAGCGGAGTTACAAAGACAACTTGCTGAG GAACCCATGGATACAGACCAGGGTAATAATATGTTAAGTGCTATTCAGTCAGAGGTTGCCAAAAACCAGATGCTTATTGAAGAAGAAGTACAGAAACTAAAAAGATATaag attgaAAATATCAGAAGGAAGCATAATTACCTGCCTTTCATTATGGAATTATTAAAGACTTTAGCAGAACACCAACAGTTAATACCACTAGTAGAAAAG